One genomic region from Prionailurus bengalensis isolate Pbe53 chromosome C1, Fcat_Pben_1.1_paternal_pri, whole genome shotgun sequence encodes:
- the SH3GLB1 gene encoding endophilin-B1 isoform X1, translated as MNIMDFNVKKLAADAGTFLSRAVQFTEEKLGQAEKTELDAHLENLLSKAECTKIWTEKIMKQTEVLLQPNPNARIEEFVYEKLDRKAPSRINNPELLGQYMIDAGTEFGPGTAYGNALIKCGETQKRIGTADRELIQTSALNFLTPLRNFIEGDYKTIAKERKLLQNKRLDLDAAKTRLKKAKAAETRASQLNSARLEGDNIMVNFSYMLNFLHVKWLKIWAEEVTKSEQELRITQSEFDRQAEITRLLLEGISSTHAHHLRCLNDFVEAQMTYYAQCYQYMLDLQKQLGSFPSNYCNNNQTSVAPAPSASSNVIGSSALTSTSGLVITSPSNLIDLKECSGSRKARVLYDYDAANSSELSLLADEVITVFSVVGMDSDWLMGERGNQKGRVPITYLELLN; from the exons TTCACAGAAGAAAAGCTTGGCCaggcagagaagacagaattGGATGCTCACTTAGAGAATCTTCTTAGCAAAGCTGAATGTACCAAAATATggacagaaaaaataatgaaacaaactgAAGTGTTATTGCAGCCAAATCCAA ATGCCAGGATAGAAGAATTTGTTTATGAGAAACTGGATAGAAAAGCTCCAAGTCGTATAAACAACCCAGAACTTTTGGGACAATATATGATTGATGCAGGGACTGAGTTTGGCCCAGGAACAGCTTATG GTAATGCCCTTATTAAATGTGGAGAAACACAAAAACGAATTGGAACAGCAGACAGAGAGCTGATTCAAACATCAGCCTTAAATTTTCTCACTCCTTTAAGAAACTTTATAGAAGGAGATTACAAAACAATTGCT aaagaaaggaaactattACAAAATAAGAGACTGGATTTGGATGCTGCGAAAACCAgactaaaaaaagcaaaagctgcAGAAACTAGAGCCTCA CAACTAAACTCAGCTCGCCTTGAAGGAGATAACATTATGGTAAATTTCTCTTACATGCTCAACTTCCTGCATGTAAAATGGCTGAAG ATTTGGGCAGAGGAAGTGACAAAA TCTGAACAGGAATTGAGAATAACCCAAAGTGAATTTGATCGTCAAGCAGAGATTACAAGACTTCTGTTAGAGGGAATCAGCAGTACGCAC GCCCATCATCTCCGCTGTCTGAATGACTTTGTGGAAGCCCAGATGACTTATTATGCACAATGTTACCAGTACATGTTAGACCTCCAGAAACAACTAGGAAG TTTTCCATCCAATTATTGTAACAACAATCAGACTTCTGTGGCACCTGCACCATCTGCTTCATCAAATGTGATTGGTTCTTCTGCCTTGACTTCAACAAGTGGTCTGGTAATCACCTCCCCTTCCAACCTCATTGACCTTAAGGAGTGCAGTGGCAGCAGGAAGGCCAGGGTTCTGTATGATTATGATGCTGCAAACAGTAGTGAATTATCACTTCTGGCAGATGAG gtgATCACTGTGTTCAGTGTCGTTGGAATGGATTCAGACTGGCtaatgggggaaaggggaaatcAGAAGGGCAGGGTGCCAATTACCTACTTGGAACTGCTCAATTAA
- the SH3GLB1 gene encoding endophilin-B1 isoform X5 encodes MNIMDFNVKKLAADAGTFLSRAVQFTEEKLGQAEKTELDAHLENLLSKAECTKIWTEKIMKQTEVLLQPNPNARIEEFVYEKLDRKAPSRINNPELLGQYMIDAGTEFGPGTAYGNALIKCGETQKRIGTADRELIQTSALNFLTPLRNFIEGDYKTIAKERKLLQNKRLDLDAAKTRLKKAKAAETRASSEQELRITQSEFDRQAEITRLLLEGISSTHAHHLRCLNDFVEAQMTYYAQCYQYMLDLQKQLGSFPSNYCNNNQTSVAPAPSASSNVIGSSALTSTSGLVITSPSNLIDLKECSGSRKARVLYDYDAANSSELSLLADEVITVFSVVGMDSDWLMGERGNQKGRVPITYLELLN; translated from the exons TTCACAGAAGAAAAGCTTGGCCaggcagagaagacagaattGGATGCTCACTTAGAGAATCTTCTTAGCAAAGCTGAATGTACCAAAATATggacagaaaaaataatgaaacaaactgAAGTGTTATTGCAGCCAAATCCAA ATGCCAGGATAGAAGAATTTGTTTATGAGAAACTGGATAGAAAAGCTCCAAGTCGTATAAACAACCCAGAACTTTTGGGACAATATATGATTGATGCAGGGACTGAGTTTGGCCCAGGAACAGCTTATG GTAATGCCCTTATTAAATGTGGAGAAACACAAAAACGAATTGGAACAGCAGACAGAGAGCTGATTCAAACATCAGCCTTAAATTTTCTCACTCCTTTAAGAAACTTTATAGAAGGAGATTACAAAACAATTGCT aaagaaaggaaactattACAAAATAAGAGACTGGATTTGGATGCTGCGAAAACCAgactaaaaaaagcaaaagctgcAGAAACTAGAGCCTCA TCTGAACAGGAATTGAGAATAACCCAAAGTGAATTTGATCGTCAAGCAGAGATTACAAGACTTCTGTTAGAGGGAATCAGCAGTACGCAC GCCCATCATCTCCGCTGTCTGAATGACTTTGTGGAAGCCCAGATGACTTATTATGCACAATGTTACCAGTACATGTTAGACCTCCAGAAACAACTAGGAAG TTTTCCATCCAATTATTGTAACAACAATCAGACTTCTGTGGCACCTGCACCATCTGCTTCATCAAATGTGATTGGTTCTTCTGCCTTGACTTCAACAAGTGGTCTGGTAATCACCTCCCCTTCCAACCTCATTGACCTTAAGGAGTGCAGTGGCAGCAGGAAGGCCAGGGTTCTGTATGATTATGATGCTGCAAACAGTAGTGAATTATCACTTCTGGCAGATGAG gtgATCACTGTGTTCAGTGTCGTTGGAATGGATTCAGACTGGCtaatgggggaaaggggaaatcAGAAGGGCAGGGTGCCAATTACCTACTTGGAACTGCTCAATTAA
- the SH3GLB1 gene encoding endophilin-B1 isoform X2 translates to MNIMDFNVKKLAADAGTFLSRAVQFTEEKLGQAEKTELDAHLENLLSKAECTKIWTEKIMKQTEVLLQPNPNARIEEFVYEKLDRKAPSRINNPELLGQYMIDAGTEFGPGTAYGNALIKCGETQKRIGTADRELIQTSALNFLTPLRNFIEGDYKTIAKERKLLQNKRLDLDAAKTRLKKAKAAETRASQLNSARLEGDNIMVNFSYMLNFLHVKWLKSEQELRITQSEFDRQAEITRLLLEGISSTHAHHLRCLNDFVEAQMTYYAQCYQYMLDLQKQLGSFPSNYCNNNQTSVAPAPSASSNVIGSSALTSTSGLVITSPSNLIDLKECSGSRKARVLYDYDAANSSELSLLADEVITVFSVVGMDSDWLMGERGNQKGRVPITYLELLN, encoded by the exons TTCACAGAAGAAAAGCTTGGCCaggcagagaagacagaattGGATGCTCACTTAGAGAATCTTCTTAGCAAAGCTGAATGTACCAAAATATggacagaaaaaataatgaaacaaactgAAGTGTTATTGCAGCCAAATCCAA ATGCCAGGATAGAAGAATTTGTTTATGAGAAACTGGATAGAAAAGCTCCAAGTCGTATAAACAACCCAGAACTTTTGGGACAATATATGATTGATGCAGGGACTGAGTTTGGCCCAGGAACAGCTTATG GTAATGCCCTTATTAAATGTGGAGAAACACAAAAACGAATTGGAACAGCAGACAGAGAGCTGATTCAAACATCAGCCTTAAATTTTCTCACTCCTTTAAGAAACTTTATAGAAGGAGATTACAAAACAATTGCT aaagaaaggaaactattACAAAATAAGAGACTGGATTTGGATGCTGCGAAAACCAgactaaaaaaagcaaaagctgcAGAAACTAGAGCCTCA CAACTAAACTCAGCTCGCCTTGAAGGAGATAACATTATGGTAAATTTCTCTTACATGCTCAACTTCCTGCATGTAAAATGGCTGAAG TCTGAACAGGAATTGAGAATAACCCAAAGTGAATTTGATCGTCAAGCAGAGATTACAAGACTTCTGTTAGAGGGAATCAGCAGTACGCAC GCCCATCATCTCCGCTGTCTGAATGACTTTGTGGAAGCCCAGATGACTTATTATGCACAATGTTACCAGTACATGTTAGACCTCCAGAAACAACTAGGAAG TTTTCCATCCAATTATTGTAACAACAATCAGACTTCTGTGGCACCTGCACCATCTGCTTCATCAAATGTGATTGGTTCTTCTGCCTTGACTTCAACAAGTGGTCTGGTAATCACCTCCCCTTCCAACCTCATTGACCTTAAGGAGTGCAGTGGCAGCAGGAAGGCCAGGGTTCTGTATGATTATGATGCTGCAAACAGTAGTGAATTATCACTTCTGGCAGATGAG gtgATCACTGTGTTCAGTGTCGTTGGAATGGATTCAGACTGGCtaatgggggaaaggggaaatcAGAAGGGCAGGGTGCCAATTACCTACTTGGAACTGCTCAATTAA
- the SH3GLB1 gene encoding endophilin-B1 isoform X3, whose protein sequence is MNIMDFNVKKLAADAGTFLSRAVQFTEEKLGQAEKTELDAHLENLLSKAECTKIWTEKIMKQTEVLLQPNPNARIEEFVYEKLDRKAPSRINNPELLGQYMIDAGTEFGPGTAYGNALIKCGETQKRIGTADRELIQTSALNFLTPLRNFIEGDYKTIAKERKLLQNKRLDLDAAKTRLKKAKAAETRASQLNSARLEGDNIMIWAEEVTKSEQELRITQSEFDRQAEITRLLLEGISSTHAHHLRCLNDFVEAQMTYYAQCYQYMLDLQKQLGSFPSNYCNNNQTSVAPAPSASSNVIGSSALTSTSGLVITSPSNLIDLKECSGSRKARVLYDYDAANSSELSLLADEVITVFSVVGMDSDWLMGERGNQKGRVPITYLELLN, encoded by the exons TTCACAGAAGAAAAGCTTGGCCaggcagagaagacagaattGGATGCTCACTTAGAGAATCTTCTTAGCAAAGCTGAATGTACCAAAATATggacagaaaaaataatgaaacaaactgAAGTGTTATTGCAGCCAAATCCAA ATGCCAGGATAGAAGAATTTGTTTATGAGAAACTGGATAGAAAAGCTCCAAGTCGTATAAACAACCCAGAACTTTTGGGACAATATATGATTGATGCAGGGACTGAGTTTGGCCCAGGAACAGCTTATG GTAATGCCCTTATTAAATGTGGAGAAACACAAAAACGAATTGGAACAGCAGACAGAGAGCTGATTCAAACATCAGCCTTAAATTTTCTCACTCCTTTAAGAAACTTTATAGAAGGAGATTACAAAACAATTGCT aaagaaaggaaactattACAAAATAAGAGACTGGATTTGGATGCTGCGAAAACCAgactaaaaaaagcaaaagctgcAGAAACTAGAGCCTCA CAACTAAACTCAGCTCGCCTTGAAGGAGATAACATTATG ATTTGGGCAGAGGAAGTGACAAAA TCTGAACAGGAATTGAGAATAACCCAAAGTGAATTTGATCGTCAAGCAGAGATTACAAGACTTCTGTTAGAGGGAATCAGCAGTACGCAC GCCCATCATCTCCGCTGTCTGAATGACTTTGTGGAAGCCCAGATGACTTATTATGCACAATGTTACCAGTACATGTTAGACCTCCAGAAACAACTAGGAAG TTTTCCATCCAATTATTGTAACAACAATCAGACTTCTGTGGCACCTGCACCATCTGCTTCATCAAATGTGATTGGTTCTTCTGCCTTGACTTCAACAAGTGGTCTGGTAATCACCTCCCCTTCCAACCTCATTGACCTTAAGGAGTGCAGTGGCAGCAGGAAGGCCAGGGTTCTGTATGATTATGATGCTGCAAACAGTAGTGAATTATCACTTCTGGCAGATGAG gtgATCACTGTGTTCAGTGTCGTTGGAATGGATTCAGACTGGCtaatgggggaaaggggaaatcAGAAGGGCAGGGTGCCAATTACCTACTTGGAACTGCTCAATTAA
- the SH3GLB1 gene encoding endophilin-B1 isoform X4: MNIMDFNVKKLAADAGTFLSRAVQFTEEKLGQAEKTELDAHLENLLSKAECTKIWTEKIMKQTEVLLQPNPNARIEEFVYEKLDRKAPSRINNPELLGQYMIDAGTEFGPGTAYGNALIKCGETQKRIGTADRELIQTSALNFLTPLRNFIEGDYKTIAKERKLLQNKRLDLDAAKTRLKKAKAAETRASQLNSARLEGDNIMSEQELRITQSEFDRQAEITRLLLEGISSTHAHHLRCLNDFVEAQMTYYAQCYQYMLDLQKQLGSFPSNYCNNNQTSVAPAPSASSNVIGSSALTSTSGLVITSPSNLIDLKECSGSRKARVLYDYDAANSSELSLLADEVITVFSVVGMDSDWLMGERGNQKGRVPITYLELLN, translated from the exons TTCACAGAAGAAAAGCTTGGCCaggcagagaagacagaattGGATGCTCACTTAGAGAATCTTCTTAGCAAAGCTGAATGTACCAAAATATggacagaaaaaataatgaaacaaactgAAGTGTTATTGCAGCCAAATCCAA ATGCCAGGATAGAAGAATTTGTTTATGAGAAACTGGATAGAAAAGCTCCAAGTCGTATAAACAACCCAGAACTTTTGGGACAATATATGATTGATGCAGGGACTGAGTTTGGCCCAGGAACAGCTTATG GTAATGCCCTTATTAAATGTGGAGAAACACAAAAACGAATTGGAACAGCAGACAGAGAGCTGATTCAAACATCAGCCTTAAATTTTCTCACTCCTTTAAGAAACTTTATAGAAGGAGATTACAAAACAATTGCT aaagaaaggaaactattACAAAATAAGAGACTGGATTTGGATGCTGCGAAAACCAgactaaaaaaagcaaaagctgcAGAAACTAGAGCCTCA CAACTAAACTCAGCTCGCCTTGAAGGAGATAACATTATG TCTGAACAGGAATTGAGAATAACCCAAAGTGAATTTGATCGTCAAGCAGAGATTACAAGACTTCTGTTAGAGGGAATCAGCAGTACGCAC GCCCATCATCTCCGCTGTCTGAATGACTTTGTGGAAGCCCAGATGACTTATTATGCACAATGTTACCAGTACATGTTAGACCTCCAGAAACAACTAGGAAG TTTTCCATCCAATTATTGTAACAACAATCAGACTTCTGTGGCACCTGCACCATCTGCTTCATCAAATGTGATTGGTTCTTCTGCCTTGACTTCAACAAGTGGTCTGGTAATCACCTCCCCTTCCAACCTCATTGACCTTAAGGAGTGCAGTGGCAGCAGGAAGGCCAGGGTTCTGTATGATTATGATGCTGCAAACAGTAGTGAATTATCACTTCTGGCAGATGAG gtgATCACTGTGTTCAGTGTCGTTGGAATGGATTCAGACTGGCtaatgggggaaaggggaaatcAGAAGGGCAGGGTGCCAATTACCTACTTGGAACTGCTCAATTAA